One window from the genome of Pandoraea fibrosis encodes:
- a CDS encoding YbhB/YbcL family Raf kinase inhibitor-like protein: MKRLSSPVAICAASAAAIAMALAAGTARAEGMSVSSSAFADSGLLPAIHAGLGECGGKNVSPPVEWKNLPQATHSVVVTMKDPDGAKGGGVVHWLAYNIPATVSSLAAGAGNETGPGITVGKNVSGAQAYRGACPPVGDTPHHYIITVTATDIEPGQLPAGLDANGLSAALAGHTLNGSTIVARYGR, encoded by the coding sequence ATGAAACGGCTTTCATCCCCGGTCGCAATTTGTGCTGCAAGTGCCGCGGCCATCGCCATGGCGCTCGCCGCCGGGACGGCGCGTGCCGAAGGCATGAGCGTCTCGTCGAGCGCGTTCGCAGACAGCGGCCTGCTGCCCGCGATCCATGCCGGGTTGGGCGAGTGCGGCGGGAAGAACGTCAGCCCGCCCGTCGAATGGAAAAATTTGCCGCAAGCCACGCACAGCGTCGTCGTCACGATGAAGGACCCCGACGGCGCGAAGGGCGGCGGTGTCGTGCATTGGCTCGCTTACAACATTCCGGCCACGGTCTCGTCGCTCGCCGCCGGTGCGGGTAACGAAACGGGCCCGGGCATTACCGTCGGCAAGAACGTCAGTGGCGCGCAAGCGTATCGCGGCGCATGCCCGCCGGTCGGCGACACGCCGCATCATTACATCATCACCGTGACGGCCACCGATATCGAACCGGGTCAGTTGCCGGCAGGGCTCGATGCCAATGGCCTGTCCGCCGCGCTCGCCGGTCATACCCTGAACGGCTCGACCATCGTGGCGCGCTACGGCCGATAA
- the cydB gene encoding cytochrome d ubiquinol oxidase subunit II produces MDLTLAWAAIIALGLFLYVVLDGFDLGIGILFPFFPDARERDTMMNSVAPVWDGNETWLVLGGAGLLAAFPMVYSVLLSALYLPLVFMLVCLIFRGVAFEIRGKSRRTRQWWDLAFIGGSAGATFFQGVALGAYLSGIPVENGQFAGDAFAWVTAFNLFTGLGLLVTYALLGACWLIGKTEGDLQRRLRVLAWPLTLALVATMAIVSLWTPLRLPLVAERWFDDAWFWRCLPVPFLVAGATLVMRRVLRQAHDATPFWLAIGLVFLGYSGLLISAYPYAILPGITLWDAAAPHSSLSFTLWGAAFIIPVIIAYTMLAYWVFRGKVTHDAHYH; encoded by the coding sequence ATGGATCTGACCTTAGCCTGGGCCGCCATCATCGCGCTCGGCCTGTTTCTCTACGTGGTGCTCGACGGCTTCGACCTCGGCATCGGCATTCTCTTCCCGTTCTTCCCCGATGCGCGCGAGCGCGACACGATGATGAACTCCGTCGCCCCAGTCTGGGATGGCAACGAGACGTGGCTCGTACTCGGCGGCGCGGGCCTGCTCGCCGCATTCCCGATGGTGTACTCGGTGCTGCTCTCGGCGCTGTATCTGCCGCTGGTGTTCATGCTGGTGTGTCTGATCTTTCGCGGCGTGGCTTTCGAGATTCGCGGGAAGTCGCGCCGCACTCGTCAGTGGTGGGATCTGGCGTTCATCGGAGGCTCGGCGGGCGCCACGTTCTTTCAGGGTGTCGCACTCGGCGCGTATCTCTCCGGCATACCGGTCGAGAACGGTCAGTTCGCGGGCGACGCCTTCGCGTGGGTCACGGCGTTCAATCTGTTCACCGGCCTGGGCCTGCTCGTGACATACGCGTTGCTCGGTGCGTGCTGGCTGATCGGCAAGACCGAGGGCGACTTACAGCGCCGCCTGCGCGTGCTGGCGTGGCCGCTGACACTGGCGCTCGTGGCGACCATGGCCATCGTCTCGCTGTGGACCCCGCTGCGACTGCCGCTCGTGGCCGAACGCTGGTTCGACGACGCATGGTTCTGGCGCTGCCTGCCGGTACCGTTCCTCGTGGCGGGCGCCACCCTCGTCATGCGTCGCGTGCTGCGTCAGGCACACGACGCCACCCCGTTCTGGCTCGCCATCGGCCTCGTGTTTCTCGGCTACAGCGGCCTGCTCATCAGCGCCTATCCCTACGCGATTCTGCCGGGCATCACGCTCTGGGACGCCGCCGCACCGCATTCGAGTCTGTCATTCACACTGTGGGGCGCAGCGTTCATCATTCCTGTCATCATCGCTTACACGATGCTGGCCTACTGGGTATTTCGCGGCAAGGTGACACACGATGCGCACTATCACTGA
- a CDS encoding cytochrome ubiquinol oxidase subunit I, whose amino-acid sequence MTAVPEALDLARLQFAFTVSFHIVFPAVSIGLASFIAVLEGLWLKTRQPHYLDLCRFWSKAFAVCFGMGVVSGVVMAYQFGTNWSGFSSFAGAVTGPLLTYEVMTAFFLEAGFLGIMLFGWNRVSPRAHFAATLCVAIGTLISTFWILASNSWMQTPQGYEIVDGRVVVLSWWDVIFNPSFPYRLAHMSIAAFVVAALVVAGTGAWHLLRGRRDPAVKTMFSMAMWLLLIFAPLQAFVGDLHGLNTREHQPAKLAAIEGLWETKTGGTPLNLFGWPDMEAETTRYALEIPHLGSLILTHSWDGEIRGLKEFPKDERPNVPLVFWSFRIMVGLGLAMIAAALAAVWLRRRGTLFTSRNFARAMLVLSPTGFVALLAGWVTTEAGRQPWVVYGVMRTAHAMSPVSAQQVQVSLLILVLAYFLVFGTGVYYLLKILRGGPVLPGDPSTAPGNDHAPHDGHRLPPAAHAAPAVSGLSGRMDTDRAHAT is encoded by the coding sequence ATGACTGCCGTTCCGGAAGCCCTCGACCTCGCACGCCTGCAATTCGCGTTCACGGTCTCGTTCCACATCGTTTTCCCCGCCGTCTCCATCGGTCTGGCCAGCTTCATTGCCGTTCTCGAAGGTCTCTGGCTCAAAACACGTCAGCCACACTATCTCGATCTCTGCCGCTTCTGGTCGAAGGCCTTCGCCGTGTGCTTCGGCATGGGGGTGGTCTCGGGGGTGGTGATGGCCTATCAGTTCGGTACCAACTGGTCGGGCTTTTCGAGTTTCGCCGGAGCGGTGACCGGCCCGCTACTCACTTACGAGGTCATGACCGCGTTCTTCCTCGAAGCCGGCTTCCTCGGCATCATGCTGTTCGGCTGGAATCGGGTGAGCCCCCGTGCGCACTTCGCCGCCACCTTGTGTGTCGCCATCGGCACGCTGATTTCGACGTTCTGGATTCTCGCGTCGAACAGTTGGATGCAAACACCGCAGGGTTACGAAATCGTCGACGGCCGCGTGGTCGTGCTCTCGTGGTGGGACGTGATCTTCAATCCATCTTTCCCGTACCGTCTGGCACACATGAGCATCGCGGCGTTCGTCGTGGCCGCGCTGGTCGTGGCGGGCACCGGTGCATGGCATCTGCTGCGCGGGCGCCGCGATCCTGCCGTCAAGACCATGTTCTCGATGGCCATGTGGCTGCTGCTGATCTTCGCACCGTTGCAGGCCTTCGTGGGCGATCTCCACGGGCTGAACACGCGCGAACATCAGCCCGCCAAGCTCGCCGCCATCGAAGGGCTTTGGGAAACGAAGACCGGCGGCACGCCGCTCAATCTGTTCGGCTGGCCCGACATGGAAGCCGAGACCACGCGCTACGCGCTCGAAATCCCGCATCTGGGCAGCCTCATCCTCACCCATAGCTGGGACGGTGAGATTCGCGGTCTGAAGGAGTTTCCAAAGGACGAGCGCCCCAACGTGCCTCTGGTGTTCTGGAGCTTTCGCATCATGGTCGGTCTCGGCCTCGCGATGATCGCCGCAGCCCTTGCCGCCGTCTGGCTGCGCCGTCGCGGCACGCTCTTCACATCGCGCAACTTCGCTCGCGCCATGCTCGTGCTCTCGCCGACCGGATTCGTTGCACTGCTTGCCGGCTGGGTCACCACCGAGGCCGGGCGCCAGCCGTGGGTCGTCTACGGGGTGATGCGGACCGCACACGCCATGTCGCCGGTGAGCGCGCAGCAAGTGCAAGTGTCGCTGCTGATCCTCGTGCTGGCCTACTTTCTGGTGTTCGGCACCGGCGTGTATTACCTGCTGAAGATTCTGCGCGGCGGCCCGGTGCTGCCCGGCGATCCGTCGACGGCTCCCGGCAACGATCATGCGCCGCATGACGGACATCGCCTACCGCCCGCCGCGCACGCTGCGCCCGCCGTATCCGGCTTGTCCGGACGGATGGACACCGACCGCGCGCACGCCACCTGA
- a CDS encoding DUF1345 domain-containing protein, whose protein sequence is MNAKLFPHLVRFHPRLLIAIAIGVLAGLFVQLAVKGEFSPITRTLIGWNAGAWSYLAMIWFMMVTAPKRSIERFAEQEDQSAAIVLTVVSLSAIASVVAIIHILASAKSGSPHQTSEHVLFAAATLIAGWFLVPTIYTLHYARLYFTDTESPYALAWPDRDCDPDYWDFLYFSFTIAVASQTADVALKSRRMRRATLAQAILSFFFNLAVLGLSINIGAGLLS, encoded by the coding sequence ATGAATGCCAAGCTCTTCCCGCACCTGGTTCGCTTTCACCCCCGGCTACTCATCGCCATTGCCATCGGCGTGCTCGCCGGTCTGTTCGTTCAGCTTGCAGTGAAGGGCGAGTTCAGTCCCATCACCCGAACCCTGATCGGCTGGAACGCGGGCGCGTGGTCGTACCTCGCGATGATCTGGTTCATGATGGTCACCGCGCCCAAACGCAGCATCGAGCGTTTCGCAGAACAGGAAGACCAGAGCGCCGCCATCGTGCTCACGGTCGTCAGCCTGTCGGCCATTGCCAGCGTGGTCGCCATCATCCACATTCTGGCCAGCGCCAAATCCGGCAGCCCGCACCAGACGTCCGAACATGTGCTGTTCGCGGCCGCCACGCTCATTGCCGGCTGGTTCCTCGTACCGACGATCTACACGCTGCACTACGCACGGCTGTACTTCACAGACACCGAGTCGCCCTACGCGCTGGCGTGGCCAGACCGTGACTGCGATCCGGATTACTGGGACTTCCTGTACTTCTCGTTCACCATCGCGGTGGCGTCGCAGACCGCCGACGTCGCGCTCAAGTCACGCCGCATGCGGCGCGCCACGCTGGCACAAGCCATCCTCTCGTTCTTCTTCAATCTGGCCGTGCTCGGTCTGTCGATCAACATCGGCGCCGGGCTGCTCAGCTAA